AAAATATCATTCATAAccagtgtttaaaatattagtatcagtaaaaatatttatatgcAAATTTGTGGATATGTTAATGAATATATCAATATCGATATCGGTTGCCTTGATGGAAATGATAGAAATTTGCTAATAAAATGTTGATATTTAATATGAAACTTTAAGGAATGTCATATGCAGCTTGTCGATATTTAACCGGATATATCGAAAATATTGACTAAATATGTCGATTTTAGCCAAAATTTAAAAGTTTCTCCGATACCTTGTGAAATTTAAACTTCACTCCCTCTTTCCATGTCTTTCTCTGATTTTTCCTATACACAGAAATATTGactatcaaaataatttcaaacaTTTCGTAACAAAAAACTGCCGCCACTAAAAGTTCATAGTACGAAAAGGAGCCTTAGATCCCGAGAGGCTTTTGGCATATAGCTAAATCAGTGTGGATGTGGGGGGACCAAGGATGCTTTTGGCATTAGACAAAACTTCACCACAACCACAAGAACATGAAATCCTATGGCTTTTGGGAAAGTAAATGGTAGGCAGGTATCGATTTGCCACGGCAGCTGCGACAACGGTTGGTGGGAAATATATGCCTCCCAGACCAGATTACTGGTGGTGCTCCTTAAAAGTCAGTCTATGACAAtgactgaagaaaaaaaatttcatctacCTTGAGTGTCACTATTTTCGGATTCAAACACGGCCCCTTATTTGTTTGGTGGTAAAAGACTGATATCGAGAAATTTTTGTGGATATCGAAAACAATGTTCTATAGTGTAATCATTTCACGTTTTATAATCTGAATAGACGATATAATTATTgtcttatttttaaaatttaataataaatcaATATATTTACACGTGTAGTGGAATATATGATAGTGTTTTGGGTATACGAATAAAATATAATGTTTCACAACCCTCCTAGCTAGTAATAAACTAATCTGAAGCGGGTTGTTCGGAAGTTCTTCTAAGAAAAGCACGCATGCTCACAAGTGTTTTGTACAAAGCACTTACATTAGAAACACATTAAAATTTCTATAGAAAGTCCAATTGTTCATGTGGAACTCACATCTGCTCAATAGCATTTGAAGACGAACTTAGCAAACGCTTATGCACAAAGCGCTTCTTATGTGAAAAGCGCTTTAGCACTTGTTATGGTGTTGTGTTTTGCTACGTTTTCTCTAACATGTTTGTTGCCTCACCTAAAAGCCACTAGAAACACATTATTAATTCGATTAATTATTCAAGCACTAAGATTAAATTAATAGCATCTTTAAGTATTACTAATCCGATTCATAATAACCACAAACTTAGCTGCATGATTCATGTCGTAATTCAAGTACTATGATTAAATTAATACCATCTTAAAGTAATGCCAATGATTCCAATTGAATACTAACCGATCATTTTATAGGTGTTTTCTCCGTCGGAGAGTAATTTTCACACATCCCTTTTGTCCGTTTGCAAGAATCAAGTAGACAAAATAAATACGCGATCGAGACCTTTCAGATAAATCCATCAACGGGCTGGGCTAACAAGGGTCATGTTGTTTTGGATGTTATCCAGCCCATTCAGGGTAAATTACAATGAAAGTCCCCAGACATCAGGAGCAACAGAAGAGAACCACACCAGCTGATCAAAACTGCACCAgcagcgaaaaaaaaaaaaaaaacagtagcaGGAAGGATAAGAACAAGCAGAGAAACAGAGTCAAACGAGCCAGGAAAACATCTTGGCTAGAAGGAGGAATTGACATAAGGAATTTAATCTGGTCCGACTCCTTTTATGATACAATTCTATTCAACACCGTCGAAGGCAGGAAAGATTCATTCCTGATGATTCTATAACTCGAACCAAATTCAGTAAACCACAACTGCAAAATGAAACCTTCCTGACAGTAGTAGACAGCCAAAGTGTGACAAAGTCTTGCATTCCCTATTGTTTCCTTCCCTAGCAAAATGTTACAACTCTAATATGCAGTGCTGCTACTATTTGCGTTAAGTGTCATTAAGACATTATAACACAACCAATAGACCACAACACACAGTTATTTTCCATCAGCCAATCTGATCCTAGACAAAGCTAAACACCTAAAATGAACAAATGCAGCCAACGACACCGCTACATTGAAGGAGACTTCATACCAAATACAAGCGTGAAAAGGAAGTACCTTCTCAACAGAATGCGAGACCAATAAAAGAAATGTCATAGGCAGATAATAAATCCTACAGGCCATTTGGGTGATCAGAAGGAAAAATTACAATGAAATCAGAAAGATGTCTTGACATTCATCAGTCaaggaagcatgttacgaattgaattcaaaaaatcaaaaccaagtTACGGGTAGAAAATAAGTCTACTCTATGATGGCACTTTGTATGACCTCAAATCATTATATATCCATCACCTCAAGCTCTGTCCATATCATGACCCGGAATTGTGATTCGAAAACATCAACTTAATGATGGATCACGCTGAAGTTTACTAATTATGTTTCAAAAGATTGGATACCACCTCACCTCATACTCCAATACTCCCATATCATCCACTACATACACATGTCTAAGCTGTTAAACTGAGCTGCTAAAAGGGTCGAATTCTAGCAGCTGTCTACGTGCAATAAGTGAACCTGCACACTCCCACTCTGCACCCTGCACTAAACGCGTACTATCAACTATCGAGCGAAATCTCTGATTCTTCGCAAAAATCATAATTCCCAAAAATAATCGTAGCTCAACAGCGACTATTGAGTCGAAAAGGCTCACATTTAGTAACGTTTACACAAATGCAGGcacatgaattaaaaaaaaaagcatgaaattataaaattttctcAAGGCTTTTCATTCACTATAACAAAAAGAGTATACAATTTGCATTTGAATCGAAATCCGAAGCCCGAAAGCAACGAGCTCATCACAAAATACCTATAACATAATTTCCAGTAAAAATTTCTTAAGCGAGTAGTGATCACGTTAAGATGAAAATTAAAGCAGAAGAATTTCCCGAAACGAGACCTGGGTCCAAAACGGCGTCGTTGAGGAAGAGACAACCCCCTAGTCGTCGTCTCGCTTTTTGGGCTTCCGGTACTTCTCCTCGTATTGCTTGGCGATGAAGACGGCAGTGTCGCCGAGCTTCTTGATGTTCGGAACGTCGTAGTTTTGGGCTATGTAGATCCCGGCGACCGTGCCCATAAGGAAAGAGAAGCTGCTCTTGATTATCCCCATCTGAATTTGCAGAACAAAAATCGAATtcgatttctagggttttcgaTTTGAATGCGCGGGTATTTATGGGGACGAAGACTTTGGGATCTCCATATTCTGGAATGGACGATGTGGTTCTACTTGTGCCCGGTCATCAACCTCCAACTGTCCAATTAGCCACTtcatcttatttatttattgttcatttttaacgaaaaatcatatttttacattaaaaaattaatcttgataTTATTTACttcatcatttattttgtccttatcattaaaactcaaaattttcaaactattttgattagttttcctttttaataaGGTCTGATTCTAGTACcctatagataatatcgtttgttataaaaaaattaaaataaaaccgaTTGAAAATCGAAACGAAACTAAAAACCGaattgaacaaaaaattatcaGTTCAGTTTCGGCTTTGCTAGTtcaaaaatcgaaccgaatgaaaataaattaatgttattttatttattttatgttagttGTTCATTTTCCAGGCTTGATTCTAAATCAATTAATAGCTTAATTTCAATTCAAAGTTAGGTAAACTTAACTTTAAGCCTAAATATGTTGAAAGCCTTATTGtttaatgagaaattttatttgaactcatataaTCTCTTTCTACACTCAACTTACTCTTTTCAtccatattgttttttattaaagaatcaatatccctttaaacccaaatttattatcTAAACTAtcatctcaagcccaattcaaaatgtaaaGTTATCTTTACACTCATTCCCTTTATAAAATAACATCTCTAATTAAATGCTTTTTTCTTCAAAGAGATGTCGTTTGCCCCTGTATAATTGCATATGACTAGCATTTCCatggctgttttttttttctgctacCAAACCCATCCATTGACTTATGATCCAAGAGATCATTCCATAGATTTAAACTTGCCAGAGAATGCAATGCAAGCCCCAGTTCAGTCCATCACTTTGCCCTAAACATTTGACCTTGATGCTTTGAATTTGTATGGAGACATGCCACCCTCTAGTTAGTGGTCAAGGTTTATGAGGTTGGGCAATCTTTATATGCACCAAAAATCAAGTTATATGTCTTTGCACTATAATCAAAAGTCCTTATAATGGTGTTTTGGGGCGCAAACAAACGGCATAGAAAAGCAAATCAATATAATATAATAAGTATGAAATTTAATCTAAAGAAGAagcaaacaagcaaacaaaatattcataaatcGAGTCATATCaggaggattcaaaacttcaaaatcactatctatcaatagaaaaacttgtttttctttatcaaaactattagggttttagttgGAATGGACGTAGGATAAATGAAGGGTGATGCTAGGGTTTAATTATAATGTATGAGTTTATTgagaaatttgagttttattattaatttcattttgtacttaatagtaattatgtaatagggtaaaatagataattaacatttaaaatttaagttaggtgtagaaataggttacttgggtttaaataaaattttcctcgtctaattctttttctttgttttttttttcaaattttaatttataggctagaaaaaaaattgaaaaaaagggAAACTGTACCAAAAATCAAACTGATCCGAAGtataaattacaaaatcaaaTGGAACCGCATAGTAATCTCGGGTTGCTTTTTATTTAAGCCATCTTAATTGTTTcgatattgtttgtaccatacttgatcaattctgaaactaccgagcaccgatcaacgttataccttcaaggacccaaaagagtttcctactaggaggccaatcacagagcgacacgtgttgacatcagaagccaatcatagcgcgacacatgtcaacatcggaagccaatcacaacacgatacgtgtcaatgtcagaacaaggctagaaactatcttctataaaatgagatcattttctcacaatattggctaatgttatttgtactaaatcattcatttgtactcactaaatgagagcttgaactatgtacttgtgtaaacccttcacaattaatgagaactcctatactccatagacgtagccaatctgggtgaaccatgtacatcttttgtttgcttccatgtctctattcatttacatacttatccacactaatgaccggagcaatctagcgaatgtcacaaacttaacactttctgttgtaccaaagttcttACTGATTTTGTGAATCAACAgatattatatttaattttcaacattttatatctAATATACTTTTTGTCGTGATACATGATGAATTATTTTTAACAATGATACAGAATAAatatgtttttctttatttccaCGTAATCAAAAtagtttatctttttatttttgttttaatgaaagaatttttatttattgtcaAATTTGGGGAGcttgctttttattttcttttattttctattgcTTTCCACTCCCGCAAAATTTGACCCAGCCTATAAACTGTCTTTTagtcaaaaatataaaaacaaaaaaaaatcaaaattaataaaattaaaatccatctctctctctccctgacGCGGCTGAAATTTGCAGAAACTCCCCACCGACGCAGCGGTCAGCGACGTCTCAGCTCAAATCAGGTCCTTGATTCTGCCAATATTTTCTGATTTATCATTTAATTACTTCCAAATTTCGAACATTTCTGCTTGATTTCGCTCAATCACCTttgatttcaagtttttttacGGTTTTACCCGTGTTTTCATGGCTTCGAATGATAGGGCTTCTCAATTTTATGCTTTGGCAGTTCCTAATAGCATTTAGAGGAGAAAGCCGATTCCTTTTGAttgattttgtattttgtaaGGTATTTATGCAACTTGATCATTCGGTGACTTCCAATTTGTCACGTTTTGTTGGTATTTATAGTTTCGATTGCGaaaattttactaaaattattgAAAAGATCACTAATTTTCTAGTTTTTAAGAGTTATTCGTTCATTAATAATGGTTGTTTAGCATCCTAACAGCCGGTTCTAGCCGTTGTTGTTCTGAGAAAATGCTCATCAGTGTTGCTTTTTCGTGGCAGGTTATACGGTTTCAATCTGAGAATTTTCGATCGTTTGTTGACAGTTAATGCTCCGTCGTGTTTGAAGCTAACTTGAGGTCTATGCCCCGATTTTTTACTTCAATGACAAGATATGGTCAAAATGAGCAAGGGATCTTGCTAATTCAGTGGTGATGAGAATTTTGGAGTTGGGGTTTGGTAAGGAGGTTGAATTTGTTACCAATGGGTTTGAGGTATATAGCCATCTCCGCTGCATGTACAGCGATAAGCTTTGCAGGCCTCCAGTTGTGGACGGAAACTTCTTTAGTTAAACTAAAATCGGATGGACTAATTGCGGAGAATTTGATTAATGCTGCCAATTTTGGCCATGTATTTGATCTGCTTTTGGGTTCTTATACTACCGTTGGACTGCTGGCAAATTTTGTACTCAATGCATTTATTTTACTCGTTTTATGTCTCAAGGTAATTTTCTAACTCTTCTGGAAACTTCCGTTGTTGCACAATTGTAAGTTTGATGGATGCATGAACTAGTGCAGTGGGTTTATATTACAGTGAACGGGTGATTTACTATTTTGTTGCTAACGGTTCTAGTATTACTTTCATTTGTTGTGCCACTTTGATGAATTTTGGCAAGAAACAAATTTTCTACTGTCTGCTAGAGATGGTCAGTTTGTTTTAAGATACCAGATGCCATTATTCAAACATGCAATAACAATCTTGGAGCTAGTAAACTACTCCATTGTCTGTTTTCTTTGTATGTATGTGAAATTTGTCTGAGAAAGGTTGATTTGATCATTGTGATGTCTGTTTCTAATTTGCAGACTATATTCTTTGTGGAGTTGTATTCTTCTGAAACTCACAAATTAATCGAACGCCTTATCAATTATGTTATTTACAAGGTGAATATTTTAATTTGCTGTCAGTTTAATTGACTTGCTACCAGGAGAATCACTACTTTAACTTGATAAACTTTCCGTTTTGGTTGTTTTATAATACTTATTGTTTAATAACTACGTCATGTACTAATATGTATTATTTAATGATTTCTTATGAACATCGATGAATGTCAAACAGGGCACTTTTCTACCCCTGGTCATTCCTCCTACAATATATCATGCGGGCCTGTGGTCAGTCTGGTTGATTGTTCTTTGTTCTTTAAAGGTATATGACATAATATTTATGAAAAACGTGATGTATATGGAAGTATAAAAGCAAGTGTATACCTTCTTACCTATATTTTCCATGTTGTACTTGTATAGATGTTTCAAGCTTTGGCTCGAGATCGACTTGAACGGTTGAATGCATCCCCTTCTGCCACACCATTGACATATTTTCGTGTGTATTCAGTGTTATTGCTGGTGCTGACTGTTGATATTTTCTGGTATTGCTTTATCACTTTTCTTGGAGTACGAATTAGGTCTCTTGCATGTCACTTGatgataatatatttttttttctgtctgaACATCATAATAGTTTATTTTGTCCATTTTGGTGCTTAACAGATAACACCACAGGATGCAGGGTGGAATActcttttatttatctttttaccTGTGTTTGTCTAGCAGTCTTAAACCACTACAATCCACCTTTCTAGGTCAAGTTTTTAATTTGCTAGGACCAGATCATCAATCTGCTTTGGTTTTTGATTCCCAAAACCTGCTGATTAAAAACTTATAGTGGATCAGTTGTTAAATATTCTGAAATTATTAATTGATTCATGAAGATTCTGTGTTTTGCACCCTCTGTTGTTGCATGAGTTCGTATTACTGAGAAATGCCtcatatttatattttgtttggtGCTTGCAGGATAAGGCTGTGTGTGGTGATATATAAAACACTGGGTTTATCTATGTTTCTCTTGTTATTATTTGAGCCTTTCAGTATTGCATTTGAGACATTGCAGGTAATGTCCTGGGAACTTTGTCCATGAAACCTTATCATGTTTTCTGTCAAATTTTGGAAAGCTTGTTGACAGTGTTGGTTGGCTTGCCACAATATTTTTGTAGGCTATTTTGGTGCATGGATTTCAGTTACTTGATATATGGATCCATCATTCAGCATGGAACAGTTCAAATTGCGAGAGTTCCAAATTATTTGATACATCAGCAGTTGGTAGGTCTCCAAATTTACTTTTACGATCTCATATTGTAACTGGGGTTGTTGAGGGTGTTCCTATAAGTACGTTGTTCTTTCTGCTCCTGTAAATGGGTAAAGGCTTACTTGAGTTTGCGGGTGTAAATTGGGTGCTATGTGTACACTCAGATTGTCGTTACTATATTCATTTGGCTGAATGCAGGTTTATTGTTGGAATGGAAAGGCGGTCTTACTCGGAATTTGAGCTTTGTTCTTGATATGGCCACATTGTTAATGGCCCTTGGTCACTACGTGCATATTTGGTGGTTTCATGGCATGGCATTCCATCTGGTGGATGCAATCCTTTTTCTAAACATACGTGTAAGTATTTGTGTAATGTTCATTCTACTTTCTATTGGAACATCCATTCTCCTTTTTACTTGATTCCCCAATACTATCTTCTTTCTAATTAAggatccattattgagcaggcCTTGCTAAGTTCAATTGTAAAACGTATAAAAGGGTTCATCAAACTGAAGAAAGCCTTAGGTGCTCTTCATGCAGCACTTCCAGATGCAACATCTGAAGAACTACGGGCATATGATGATGAATGTGCAATTTGTAGGGTATGCCTAGTTTTCTTCCCCCTTAATTGGTTACAATTTCAGTTTCCCCTTGATTCCTCGAACTTACTGGGAAAATGGCAGGAACCTATGGCTAAGGCCAAAAGACTACACTGCAGTCACCTTTTTCATCTTGCATGCTTGAGATCTTGGTATGGTGCATGTGTTGTTAAacccttcctttttcttttttattttatttttctttttagagCATGCGATGcccaagaaaatgatgaaaataattaatgattCCAGGTTGGATCAAGGTTTGAATGAGATCTATTCATGTCCGACTTGTCGCAAGCCACTTTTTGTAGGTAGACCTGAAAATGAAGTACATCCCCGCAGTGAAGAAACTTCGAGTGATGAGCAGCTTGCTCGTCAAATAAGTTTAGGACTTGGTCGACAAAATACTCCTGGACATGCAATACCTGCTGGTGTGTTTCCCAATCAGACTCAGAACCCTGCGGAAGGCGATCCATGGAGGTACACTTCCTTATTTAGGAAGTATTGTAGTTTCTCTTTCCTGTCTTTTGCTTCTTGCTGCTGTGTTGTCTTTACAAAATGAATCTGGGATTAACATTTTCACTTTAGACTTGGTAAATTTCTATTCAGTTTTTGCCGGGTGTACTAAATTTTATTGGGTGATTAGATTCCAGCACATAAACGAGAAGACATAATAATACTTTCTGTATGGTTGCATAATCCTTATAGATGCATGCAAAACCAGGCACTCCTCGTAGCTTTTTCCTTAAAACTGTTTGATTGCAATGTAATAACAAGTAAACAACTTGTCTTCCTATACTGATATTCCTGAATCTGCTCAGATGATATACGAGAAATTAAATATGTGAGAAAATATACACATTTTCActttagaggtcgcacttggtgcgatggcaagtgccttcgcccatgagcggtaggtctcgggttcgagacttgggagcagcctctccataaatgggggtaaggctagccgacattcacctctcccaggccctgcgtaaagcgggagccttgtgcactgggtacgaccttttttaaagcactttcGTTAAAAAAACATATGATAATATTTATTATACATGATGTATATCATGCTTCTCCTTATGTCGTGTAGAGGTACCGGACTGGATTCAGATTGGTTGCATACTTGGTCAAGCCAGGGAGTTGACGGGGCAGGTCCTTCTACGGCTGTAGGATCTGTTGGACTGGGGAGAGTTCAGATGATGATGAGGCGTCTTGCATCTGTAGGGGAGACGTATGCGCACACGGCCCTTGAAGATGGTGCGTGGAGCCTCTGGCCTATGAATGCCCCTCAGGTTGCTGCAACTGGTCCACCGATTCCTCCTGCAGACGATGGAAGATACCAAGGAGGAGCACGGAATTTACATATGAGGACCCCCGCACGTACTGTGAATGACAACCTAGCAAACATACTTGCTATGGCTGAGACGGTGAGGGAAGTTCTGCCTCATATGTCAGATGACCTAATTTTCCAGGTACACTTTGCTTCTAAGACAAATTATGGTTGCCATTGAAGCTCGTTTTTAAACTTTCATTTTACATTCCGTAATGTATTACGTGCCACAGGATTTGCAGCGAACAAATTCAGTTACCGTTACTGTGAATAATCTTCTCCAAATGTGACGAGGCGTTGTATCTTCTTTTGTTGTAACGTGTTCCCCAAGTCCTCGAAAACCAGTTGATGTTTTCTAAACACCACAGATCGTCCTCTGTGAGACTGCTTCCCCACCCACATTGTACATAAAGGCAGCTCACCGGATCACTTTTACCGGAGGAAAGAAGGAAAAGAGGCACAAGtatagtttctttttttttggtacttCCCCtgtgaaaaataaattttcGATGTTGTGTATGGTTTACAGATGAACATATTGTTGTTTCCTACGTGGTTTTGAATTGGCCATTCGGTTGGCACGGCCACACGAATTGGTGCGTAGACGAAATCTCCCTTGTGGTTCATAACTTATAGAGAAAATATGCACAAATGGAACCAGATACGAATTTTTAATCAAAAATGGAAATGGAGAGAcatcaaacaaataataaacgCGCGGTAAATCGTGATTCATATATGACTTATTCAAAGGTTAGATGCATGGTTCGATTTTATTTTGCAATGAAATTTTGTGTGTATGTGGGTGGAACGACAGGAGGTGAAAGTAGTCAAAAGAGCACAACGCTGGCTAAACGACATGGGCGGCGAGACGACCCAAGAAATGCTGGGTTTGGAGACGACATGAGTTGGGCTGTCTCGTCAAAGCACAAACACCAGTGGTTATTTTGTCTAACGCCGTTAACAAAACAACAGACGGGTAGTTCTCCCAACGTCAAAGTCAACAGGCCATTGTCGCTGCACGTGTCGAATTTTGGTTGAACCGACCCAAATTTCTGATTTTCTTCTGCTTTGACCTTCCTCCCTAATTCTGTTCTTCGATTTTCATTAGCCAAACAATGAAGAAAAGAAGTATACCATACGATTCTAATTAAAAGTAGACTCGGTGCGATTTGTCAGGCAACTTATTATAACTCAAGTGGTTAACAGCATCGAAAgtctaattttatttattaataatatCTTTAATGACAAGACTtcttataaaaattaaatttcttcctaattatctttttattatttcttcttattcattttgtttttttgttatttcttgttcttgttcttcctgTTCAAAGCCCCATTCatagattttattttaatttttataattaaccaTTATCACGCATTAATTTGTAATTATCTACTTATATGACCAATTCTTCTTTATATATAATCAATTTGTATCACAGATTAACGTATCttgcttgtaggtatattaCTTTTTTGTACCTTTTAGTTAAGTTTCATATCTCGCTTATAAATATAATATTCATTGATGTATTTGTTACTTGAGTTAGGGTCACAAGttgcttgtaggtatattaGTTTTTTGTTAGAAGACATTACGTAGATTGTTTGGAATTAGAGGATGCATGAAATTAGAAGATTTTAATTTATCTCCAGTGttcaaaaaatgtaaaatgattATAAAAAATAAGTGGAGAAAAGATAATTCTGAACTTAACCTAATAGCCATGTTGATTTATTGGACCCAAATCTAATTAATTTGGATTCCTCactaatcaatttataaacttTGTCTTTTAATGGTCTTTATCTAACC
This region of Malus domestica chromosome 07, GDT2T_hap1 genomic DNA includes:
- the LOC103410268 gene encoding uncharacterized protein — protein: MGIIKSSFSFLMGTVAGIYIAQNYDVPNIKKLGDTAVFIAKQYEEKYRKPKKRDDD
- the LOC103439637 gene encoding E3 ubiquitin protein ligase RIN2 isoform X1 — its product is MGLRYIAISAACTAISFAGLQLWTETSLVKLKSDGLIAENLINAANFGHVFDLLLGSYTTVGLLANFVLNAFILLVLCLKTIFFVELYSSETHKLIERLINYVIYKGTFLPLVIPPTIYHAGLWSVWLIVLCSLKMFQALARDRLERLNASPSATPLTYFRVYSVLLLVLTVDIFWIRLCVVIYKTLGLSMFLLLLFEPFSIAFETLQAILVHGFQLLDIWIHHSAWNSSNCESSKLFDTSAVGLLLEWKGGLTRNLSFVLDMATLLMALGHYVHIWWFHGMAFHLVDAILFLNIRVSICALLSSIVKRIKGFIKLKKALGALHAALPDATSEELRAYDDECAICREPMAKAKRLHCSHLFHLACLRSWLDQGLNEIYSCPTCRKPLFVGRPENEVHPRSEETSSDEQLARQISLGLGRQNTPGHAIPAGVFPNQTQNPAEGDPWRGTGLDSDWLHTWSSQGVDGAGPSTAVGSVGLGRVQMMMRRLASVGETYAHTALEDGAWSLWPMNAPQVAATGPPIPPADDGRYQGGARNLHMRTPARTVNDNLANILAMAETVREVLPHMSDDLIFQDLQRTNSVTVTVNNLLQM
- the LOC103439637 gene encoding E3 ubiquitin protein ligase RIN2 isoform X2 produces the protein MGLRYIAISAACTAISFAGLQLWTETSLVKLKSDGLIAENLINAANFGHVFDLLLGSYTTVGLLANFVLNAFILLVLCLKTIFFVELYSSETHKLIERLINYVIYKGTFLPLVIPPTIYHAGLWSVWLIVLCSLKMFQALARDRLERLNASPSATPLTYFRVYSVLLLVLTVDIFWIRLCVVIYKTLGLSMFLLLLFEPFSIAFETLQAILVHGFQLLDIWIHHSAWNSSNCESSKLFDTSAVGLLLEWKGGLTRNLSFVLDMATLLMALGHYVHIWWFHGMAFHLVDAILFLNIRALLSSIVKRIKGFIKLKKALGALHAALPDATSEELRAYDDECAICREPMAKAKRLHCSHLFHLACLRSWLDQGLNEIYSCPTCRKPLFVGRPENEVHPRSEETSSDEQLARQISLGLGRQNTPGHAIPAGVFPNQTQNPAEGDPWRGTGLDSDWLHTWSSQGVDGAGPSTAVGSVGLGRVQMMMRRLASVGETYAHTALEDGAWSLWPMNAPQVAATGPPIPPADDGRYQGGARNLHMRTPARTVNDNLANILAMAETVREVLPHMSDDLIFQDLQRTNSVTVTVNNLLQM